In the genome of Raphanus sativus cultivar WK10039 chromosome 4, ASM80110v3, whole genome shotgun sequence, one region contains:
- the LOC108854372 gene encoding egg cell-secreted protein 1.4-like, which yields MASNTTFLFTTVAILGLLLILQNTTVSCRDLPSESTSIAARLQQSGGLMDCWNALYELKSCTDEIVLFFLNGETKLGVSCCKAVDVITTNCWPAMLTSLGFTSEEANVLRGFCQDPNSSDSSPAASPKKA from the coding sequence atggCTTCAAACACCACTTTCCTCTTCACCACCGTGGCAATTCTTGgcctcctcctcatcctccaAAACACCACCGTCTCATGCAGAGATCTTCCATCGGAGTCAACCAGCATAGCGGCGAGGCTCCAGCAAAGCGGAGGACTAATGGATTGTTGGAACGCATTGTACGAGCTAAAATCATGCACTGACGAGATCGTTCTCTTCTTCCTAAACGGTGAAACAAAACTCGGTGTTAGTTGTTGCAAAGCCGTCGACGTCATCACGACCAACTGCTGGCCTGCGATGCTCACTTCTCTCGGATTTACGTCTGAAGAAGCTAACGTCCTCCGTGGCTTTTGCCAAGATCCAAACTCTAGCGACTCTTCTCCGGCTGCTTCTCCCAAGAAAGCTTGA
- the LOC108849907 gene encoding LRR receptor-like serine/threonine-protein kinase FLS2 — protein MPTPSCNDVELGFTVEEEENDLITCKTHRASEATLSGTSSYGESFFTGTISPSLAKLEHLEALSFIYFLKVSVPFPQFIFRLPKLKYLTINANRLTGPLPANIGALSQLVELDLGENRLTGPIPSSISNLTRLTLLNLGGNRLSGTIPNIFKSMTHLASLDLSRNGFSGEIPPSTASLAGRLVQLFLSGNNLSGTIPNYFSGFNSLAVVDLSRNQFYGAVPMFKIVSHLNLSHNLLTGPFPALKKAYDGGIAALDLSYNKFNLKKIPKWVTSSQFIFNLKLVKCGIKMNMNKWKPVRPTSYFSIDLSENNISGTPSMFLSQAENLQEFQASGNKLRFDMGNLNFSQFLTVMDLSRNLVYGKVPPSVAGVEKLNLSHNHLCGQLPVTKFPASVFAGNDCLCGFPLSPCKA, from the exons atgcccacccctagttgTAATGACGTCGAGTTAGGTTTCACcgttgaggaagaagagaacGATCTC ATCACATGCAAAACGCACCGCGCAAGTGAG gCAAC ATTATCTGGGACTAGCTCTTATGGCGAAAGCTTTTTCACCGGAACTATCTCACCGTCGCTGGCTAAACTTGAGCACCTCGAAGCTCTCTCCTTCATCTACTTTCTAAAGGTCTCTGTACCATTTCCCCAATTCATTTTCCGATTACCGAAGCTGAAGTATCTTACCATCAACGCTAATCGTCTCACCGGACCCCTTCCCGCCAACATTGGCGCGCTAAGCCAGCTGGTTGAACTCGATCTCGGGGAAAACCGGTTAACCGGTCCGATCCCGAGTTCCATATCCAATTTGACACGGTTAACTCTTCTCAATCTTGGCGGGAATCGTCTCTCGGGCACCATcccaaatattttcaaatccaTGACACACCTAGCGTCTCTCGATCTCTCCCGCAATGGATTTTCAGGAGAAATTCCTCCATCAACTGCGTCTCTCGCGGGGCGTCTCGTGCAACTCTTTCTGAGCGGGAACAATCTCTCGGGGACCATTCCTAACTATTTTTCAGGGTTCAATAGCCTGGCCGTAGTGGATCTTTCGAGGAATCAGTTTTATGGGGCCGTGCCCATGTTTAAAATTGTTTCCCATCTCAACCTCTCCCACAATCTTCTAACCGGCCCATTCCCTGCCTTGAAGAAGGCCTACGACGGCGGCATCGCCGCTCTCGATCTGTCCTACAACAAATTTAACCTGAAAAAGATTCCAAAATGGGTCACTTCCTCCCAGTTCATATTTAACTTGAAGCTTGTTAAATGCGGGATCAAGATGAACATGAACAAGTGGAAGCCAGTGAGACCCACTTCTTATTTTTCCATCGATCTCTCTGAAAACAATATCTCAGGGACTCCTTCAATGTTCCTAAGCCAGGCCGAGAATCTTCAGGAGTTCCAAGCGTCCGGTAACAAACTCCGATTTGACATGGGGAACCTAAATTTCTCCCAGTTTCTGACAGTCATGGATCTTTCGAGGAACTTGGTATATGGGAAGGTGCCCCCATCGGTGGCTGGAGTCGAAAAATTGAACTTGAGTCATAACCATCTATGTGGACAACTCCCTGTTACTAAGTTTCCAGCCAGCGTTTTCGCCGGCAACGACTGTCTCTGCGGCTTTCCACTTTCTCCTTGCAAAGCTTAG
- the LOC130510942 gene encoding probable cinnamyl alcohol dehydrogenase 9: MAKSPETEHPNKAFGWAAKDKSGLLSPFHFSRRDNGDNDVTVKILYCGVCHTDLHTIKNDWGFSYYPVVPGHEIVGIATKVGKNVTKFREGDRVGVGVITGSCQSCESCDQDLENYCPQMSFTYNSIGSDGTKTYGGYSESIVVDQRFVLQFPEGLPSDSGAPLLCAGITVYSPMKYYGMTEPGKHLGVAGLGGLGHVAVKIGKAFGLKVTVISSSPNKEDEAINRLGADSFLVSSDPQKMKAAIGTMDYIIDTVSAVHALFPLLGLLKVNGKLVTLGLPEKPLELPIFPLVLGRKMVGGSDIGGMKETQEMLEFCGKHNITADIELIKMDEINTAMERLAKADVRYRFVIDVANSLSPP, from the exons ATGGCGAAATCTCCGGAGACAGAGCATCCGAACAAAGCCTTTGGTTGGGCTGCCAAAGACAAATCTGGTCTACTCTCTCCTTTCCATTTCTCCAGAAG AGACAATGGTGACAATGATGTGACAGTGAAAATCTTGTATTGTGGAGTGTGCCACACTGATTTGCATACCATCAAAAACGACTGGGGTTTCTCCTATTATCCTGTCGTTCCAGG GCATGAAATAGTTGGAATCGCTACAAAAGTTGGCAAAAACGTGACTAAATTCAGAGAAGGAGACCGTGTAGGAGTAGGAGTGATCACTGGTTCTTGCCAATCTTGCGAATCTTGTGACCAAGATCTTGAAAACTACTGTCCCCAAATGTCTTTCACCTACAACTCCATTGGATCCGATGGAACCAAGACATACGGTGGATATTCGGAGTCCATTGTGGTCGACCAACGGTTTGTTTTACAGTTTCCCGAGGGATTACCTAGCGATTCTGGTGCGCCTTTGCTGTGTGCTGGAATCACTGTGTATAGTCCAATGAAGTACTATGGTATGACCGAGCCAGGGAAGCATTTGGGTGTGGCTGGACTTGGTGGGCTTGGTCATGTTGCTGTCAAGATTGGTAAAGCTTTTGGTTTGAAAGTTACTGTGATTAGTTCTTCTCCTAATAAAGAAGATGAAGCCATTAATCGTCTTGGTGCTGATTCGTTTCTTGTCTCATCTGATCCTCAGAAGATGAAG GCTGCAATAGGAACAATGGACTACATTATCGATACGGTATCAGCAGTACATGCTCTGTTTCCATTACTTGGTTTACTCAAAGTCAATGGAAAGCTAGTAACTTTAGGCTTACCTGAGAAGCCTCTTGAGCTACCAATCTTCCCTCTTGTTCTCG GAAGGAAAATGGTGGGAGGAAGTGACATTGGAGGAATGAAGGAGACACAGGAGATGCTTGAGTTCTGCGGTAAGCATAACATAACGGCAGATATTGAGCTGATCAAGATGGATGAGATTAACACTGCAATGGAGAGGCTTGCTAAGGCTGATGTTAGGTACAGGTTCGTGATCGACGTGGCTAACTCCTTGAGCCCTCCATGA
- the LOC108854370 gene encoding uncharacterized protein LOC108854370 translates to MGNCGLKPKVLSETGAPAPEELEISLLEDQKIDAAKSLINLFLQEKADKTMKEEEKITPEKIPVTEVLKTALAEAESPVTEKTKIPVTGPKSPADDLKVVKEEAVHGQKVIDDATVKERETEAKPEEVRGEAQAQ, encoded by the exons ATGGGGAATTGTGGACTAAAGCCAAAAGTTTTGTCGGAAACTGGAGCTCCGGCGCCAGAGGAGCTTGAGATTTCACTTCTTGAAGATCAGAAGATCGACGCTGCAAAATCTCTTATCAACCTGTTCCTTCAA GAAAAGGCAGATAAGACTAtgaaagaggaggagaagatAACACCGGAAAAGATACCGGTTACTGAAGTTCTGAAAACAGCTCTGGCTGAGGCAGAGTCTCCAGTTACAGAAAAGACAAAAATTCCAGTGACGGGCCCAAAATCTCCTGCTGATGATCTGAAGGTTGTGAAGGAAGAGGCCGTTCATGGTCAGAAAGTGATCGACGATGCGACTgtgaaagaaagagaaacagaggcgaagccagaggaagtCAGAGGAGAAGCACAAGCGCAGTGA
- the LOC108834443 gene encoding protein NONRESPONDING TO OXYLIPINS 2, mitochondrial encodes MASVCRSALVSGSRNLVSRSRTLTQKYLNLKPTTTTSVPFASVSQSIPRASRVLSALGSVETMIPLHSAVASARLRSSIAADSSCWSMLSEGFATPL; translated from the exons ATGGCATCGGTTTGCAGGTCAGCGCTGGTGAGTGGTTCCAGGAATTTAGTATCTAGATCCAGGACCTTAACTCAAAAGTATCTCAATCTTAAACCGACAACGACGACTTCAGTTCCTTTTGCTTCAGTGTCCCAATCCATTCCTCGCGCTTCAAG GGTATTGTCTGCTTTGGGAAGCGTTGAAACGATGATTCCGCTTCACAGTGCGGTTGCTTCAGCTCGGCTCCGGTCAAGCATCGCTGCTGATTCCTCTTGTTGGAGCATGCTTTCCGAGG GATTTGCCACGCCTTTGTGA
- the LOC108834444 gene encoding probable LRR receptor-like serine/threonine-protein kinase At2g16250 codes for MDQKKTILLLFFFLLLLLESTFEQQTSSSPVEKSALLVLRSSLGLRGRDWPVKGDPCLNWNGVRCDQNGSVTHINISGFRRTRVGNQNPQFSVDSLVSLSRLSSFNASRFSLPGPIPVLLGSSLLTLQVLDLSSCSITGTIPANLSGLSRLTVLDLSNNSIQGSIPLSLTSLLNLSFLDLSSNSVDGLIPARIGAVSKLQRLNLSHNALSSSIPPSLGDISALVDLDLSFNDLSGSVPSELKELTNLQTLVVAGNRLSGSLPPDLFSFLSKLQTVDFRGCGFTGVLPSSLWSLPDLKILDISGNQFSNELPNITVSFGSTVSLLNISGNMFYGNLALILRRFRVADLTRNYFQGKVPDFVPINASLSNNCLQGRMNQRGLSDCSLFYSGKGLSFDNFGQQPAEEKKPKSPWLSQRTIVIIAAVGGSILVMLILILLPITVNFCVRRRNITSTSTRPRGRNNGVGPLPPDETLPSERGGVSVNYASLGTSFTYQQLVNATKEFGDANLIKKGRSGDLFKGVLENGVQVVVKRINLELMKSNEAYLTELDFFSRFAHPRIVPFVGKCLESTTHKLLVYKYMMNRDLPSSLFYKSSSLVDDGLKSLDWITRLKIALGAAEGLSYLHHDCSPSIVHRDVQASSILLDDKFEVRLGSFSKACHQENNGRPKKIARLLSRLSQSSQESVPDSPATATCAYDVYCFGKIILELITGKIGISGCEEAQFKRILAEIMPHISSQEKEPVTNILDQSLLVDEDLLEEVWAMAIVARSCLNPKPTRRPLMRHVVQALENPLRVVREDSSESERFRTIGSSRGSSSSGRIFGSWRQSTSDPVTAGTSSLLSQAEGLARSQGVIGSSTRGSSRGASSRRSMKDVYL; via the exons ATGGATCAGAAGAAGACAATcttgcttctcttcttcttcctcctcttgttgTTAGAGTCAACGTTTGAGCAACAGACAAGTTCTTCTCCGGTTGAGAAATCGGCGCTTTTGGTACTAAGGTCTTCTCTGGGGCTAAGAGGCAGAGATTGGCCTGTCAAAGGCGATCCTTGTCTGAACTGGAACGGCGTCAGATGTGATCAGAATGGTAGTGTAACTCATATCAACATTTCAGGGTTCAGAAGAACAAGGGTTGGCAATCAAAACCCTCAATTCTCTGTTGACTCGCTCGTCAGTCTCTCCCGTTTATCCTCTTTCAACGCCTCGAGGTTCTCTCTTCCAGGTCCAATCCCTGTTTTATTAGGATCGAGCCTGTTGACTTTGCAGGTGTTGGACCTTAGCTCCTGTTCAATCACAGGAACCATCCCTGCAAATTTGAGCGGGCTATCACGCCTCACGGTTCTTGATCTTTCCAATAACTCAATCCAAGGGAGCATTCCTCTGTCTCTTACATCTCTTCTGAACTTATCATTTCTTGATCTTTCCTCAAACTCTGTAGATGGTTTGATTCCGGCTAGAATTGGGGCAGTCTCAAAGCTCCAACGTCTGAATCTATCACATAACGCCTTGTCCTCCTCCATACCTCCATCACTTGGAGATATTTCTGCTTTAGTTGACCTTGATCTCAGCTTCAACGACCTGTCTGGTTCGGTTCCATCAGAACTCAAAGAGCTCACAAACTTGCAGACACTTGTAGTTGCTGGAAACCGCCTTTCAGGATCCCTACCTCCTGATCTGTTTAGTTTCCTGAGTAAACTGCAGACCGTTGACTTCAGAGGCTGTGGCTTCACCGGCGTTTTACCTTCTAGCTTATGGTCGTTACCAGACCTGAAGATTCTAGATATTTCTGGAAATCAATTCTCCAACGAGCTGCCTAACATCACTGTCAGTTTTGGTTCTACTGTTTCATTGCTAAACATATCCGGGAACATGTTTTACGGCAATCTAGCACTTATACTGAGGAGGTTCCGGGTTGCTGATCTGACAAGAAACTATTTCCAAGGTAAAGTTCCTGACTTTGTGCCCATCAATGCTTCCTTGAGCAACAATTGTCTTCAGGGACGAATGAACCAGCGAGGATTGTCAGACTGCTCTTTGTTTTACTCCGGAAAGGGGTTAAGTTTCGACAATTTCGGACAGCAACCTGCAGAGGAAAAGAAGCCTAAGTCTCCCTGGCTAAGCCAAAGGACTATTGTCATAATTGCTGCAGTTGGAGGGTCTATTTTGGTTATGCTCATTCTCATATTGTTACCGATAACAGTGAACTTCTGTGTCCGTAGAAGAAACATAACATCAACCAGTACACGTCCTAGAGGGAGAAACAACGGCGTAGGCCCATTGCCTCCTGATGAAACACTTCCCTCGGAAAGAGGAGGAGTCTCTGTAAACTATGCGAGCCTTGGAACGTCATTTACCTATCAACAGCTGGTCAACGCCACAAAGGAGTTCGGAGACGCGAACCTGATCAAGAAAGGAAGATCAGGTGATCTTTTCAAAGGAGTTCTAGAAAACGGAGTTCAGGTCGTTGTGAAGAGAATCAACTTGGAGTTGATGAAGAGCAACGAAGCTTATCTAACAGAGTTGGATTTCTTCAGCCGGTTTGCTCATCCGAGAATTGTCCCATTCGTAGGAAAATGCTTAGAGAGCACAACACACAAGCTGCTGGTGTATAAGTACATGATGAACAGGGATTTGCCAAGCTCATTGTTCTACAAATCAAGTTCCCTTGTTGACGACGGATTGAAATCTCTAGACTGGATCACCAGGTTGAAAATAGCATTGGGAGCAGCAGAGGGACTTTCTTACCTGCATCATGACTGTTCACCATCTATCGTCCACag AGATGTACAAGCAAGCAGCATTCTGCTGGATGATAAGTTTGAAGTAAGGCTAGGAAGCTTCAGCAAAGCTTGTCATCAAGAAAACAATGGCCGTCCAAAGAAAATCGCACGCTTGCTCAGCAGATTATCCCa GTCTTCTCAAGAAAGTGTTCCTG ACTCTCCAGCAACAGCAACATGTGCATACGATGTCTACTGCTTCGGGAAGATAATACTAGAGCTAATCACAGGCAAAATCGGAATCAGCGGATGCGAAGAAGCACAATTCAAAAGAATATTAGCAGAGATAATGCCACACATATCATCGCAAGAGAAAGAGCCAGTGACGAACATCCTAGACCAGTCCCTCCTCGTCGACGAAGACCTCTTGGAAGAAGTCTGGGCGATGGCGATCGTCGCCAGATCCTGCCTCAACCCCAAACCGACGAGACGGCCGCTGATGAGACACGTGGTGCAGGCGCTGGAGAATCCGCTGAGAGTGGTGAGGGAAGACAGCAGCGAGTCGGAGAGGTTCCGTACGATTGGATCTTCGAGAGGATCGTCGAGCAGCGGGAGAATATTCGGAAGCTGGAGACAGAGCACTTCGGATCCTGTGACGGCGGGAACGAGTAGCCTTCTGTCTCAGGCGGAGGGTTTAGCGAGATCTCAAGGAGTGATTGGATCGTCTACGCGGGGAAGTAGCCGTGGCGCCTCGAGTCGACGAAGTATGAAAGAtgtatatctataa
- the LOC108852770 gene encoding LOW QUALITY PROTEIN: F-box/kelch-repeat protein At4g39240-like (The sequence of the model RefSeq protein was modified relative to this genomic sequence to represent the inferred CDS: deleted 1 base in 1 codon; substituted 1 base at 1 genomic stop codon) — protein sequence MHLLTVTSSSGSNAEKPPQKKKKKVHGPRPSSLLLLPDELSLNCLARVPRCYHPSVSLVSTTLRRLIASPQIYVERSLLRRTEHVLYVALRSEVTETPRWYTLNLKPFGQQQESGVVKHSLVPVPSFPSVPPWGMSIVTVGSEIYVIGGCVDEKFVSIGFVIDCPSQTCRFLPSMKQERGCAAAGIVDGKLYVIGGCNPRSLNWVEAFDLETQTWETEEXVNNVEVYEKMIRSFVMGDKICVMDRKNSFFYDPKEGSFEMDPLLNKQWSVGSCVIDDKLYSFGRENVFGRKNTIWEFDTVGRVWREVKGLEGLPDKAEGSKMVNYGGKLVILCNLQERLTEIWYTEIELERREGGEVWGTILCSSLVLALEDAYVVLRSLAVSF from the exons ATGCATCTTTTAACTGTTACAAGTTCCTCTGGCTCTAATGCCGAGAAACCGccacagaagaagaagaagaaagtgcaTGGTCCGAGGCCATCTTCGCTCTTGCTACTTCCAGATGAATTATCTCTGAACTGTTTAGCACGCGTGCCTCGATGTTACCACCCGTCGGTCTCACTGGTGTCCACAACCTTGAGGCGTCTCATCGCTTCGCCGCAGATTTACGTAGAAAGGTCACTACTTCGCCGGACGGAGCACGTCCTTTACGTTGCGCTTAGATCTGAAGTTACAGAAACCCCTCGATGGTACACTCTCAATCTCAAACCTTTCGGACAACAACAAGAATCTGGAGTAGTTAAACACAGTTTGGTTCCTGTCCCGTCGTTCCCTTCGGTTCCTCCTTGGGGAATGTCTATCGTCACCGTCGGTTCAGAGATTTATGTTATCGGTGGATGCGTCGACGAAAAGTTCGTCTCCATTGGGTTTGTCATCGACTGTCCATCGCAGACGTGTCGCTTCCTCCCTAGCATGAAGCAAGAACGCGGCTGCGCCGCCGCAGGAATCGTGGACGGGAAGTTGTACGTGATCGGAGGGTGTAACCCTCGGTCTTTGAACTGGGTGGAGGCTTTTGATCTAGAGACTCAAACTTGGGAGACTGAAGAGTGAGTA AACAACGTGGAGGTGTACGAGAAAATGATCAGGAGTTTCGTGATGGGCGATAAGATCTGCGTCATGGATCGAAAGAATAGCTTTTTTTACGATCCCAAAGAAGGGAGTTTTGAGATGGACCCGTTGTTGAACAAACAGTGGAGTGTGGGTTCTTGCGTGATTGATGACAAGTTGTACTCGTTTGGTCGGGAGAATGTGTTTGGTCGGAAGAATACGATATGGGAGTTTGATACTGTCGGGAGGGTTTGGAGGGAAGTGAAGGGTCTTGAAGGTCTTCCTGATAAGGCTGAAGGATCCAAAATGGTGAATTATGGTGGCAAACTTGTGATTTTGTGTAACCTTCAAGAGCGTTTGACGGAGATTTGGTATACAGAGATTGAATTGGAAAGGAGGGAAGGAGGAGAGGTTTGGGGGACGATCTTGTGTTCTAGTCTTGTGCTGGCTTTGGAAGATGCATATGTTGTCTTACGATCTCTAGCTGTGTCATTTTGA
- the LOC108855039 gene encoding F-box/kelch-repeat protein At4g39240 → MQLSTRTSSSDSNAEEPPKKLHNHAPPSLSQLPDEITLSCLARVPRCYYPSASLVSTTLRRLIASPQIYAERSLLRRTEHVLYVALRPYCTQTLRWYTLNLIEPNFGQEESGSVVKHRLVPAPSFPSVPYWGISTVAVGSEIYFLGGCVDGSFVSTAFVVDCPSYTCRSLPSMKQERGCAAAGIVDGKLYVMGGCDPLSSNWVEAFDLKTQTWETVTWGLYNNVEEVYEKTIRSFAMDDKICIMDRNSSFVYDPKEGSLESDLLLNTRWRVGSCVIDDKMYSFDLENKLWEFDPVSRVWSQVKGLEDFSVERCDVSKMASYGGKIAILCNLDRRSTEIWYTEIGLERREGGEVWGTILCSSLVLASDGFSTIVRSLSVSF, encoded by the coding sequence ATGCAACTTTCAACCCGTACAAGTTCCTCTGACTCTAACGCCGAAGAACCGCCGAAGAAATTGCATAATCATGCGCCACCGTCGCTGTCACAACTTCCAGATGAAATAACTCTGAGCTGCTTAGCACGCGTGCCCCGATGTTACTACCCGTCTGCTTCACTGGTCTCCACAACCCTGAGGCGTCTCATCGCTTCTCCGCAGATCTACGCAGAACGGTCGTTACTCCGCCGCACAGAACACGTCCTCTACGTCGCGCTTAGACCTTACTGTACGCAAACCCTTCGATGGTACACTCTCAATCTCATCGAACCTAATTTCGGACAAGAAGAGTCCGGATCAGTAGTTAAACACCGTTTGGTTCCTGCTCCGTCGTTCCCTTCGGTTCCTTACTGGGGAATCTCTACCGTCGCCGTCGGTTCAGAGATTTACTTCCTCGGTGGATGCGTCGACGGCAGCTTCGTCTCCACTGCGTTCGTCGTCGACTGTCCGTCTTACACGTGTCGCTCCCTCCCTAGCATGAAGCAAGAACGAGGATGCGCCGCCGCGGGGATCGTGGACGGGAAGTTGTATGTGATGGGAGGGTGTGACCCTCTGTCTTCGAACTGGGTGGAGGCTTTTGATCTAAAGACTCAGACTTGGGAGACTGTGACGTGGGGTCTTTATAACAACGTGGAGGAGGTGTATGAGAAAACGATCAGGAGTTTCGCGATGGATGATAAGATCTGCATAATGGATCGAAACAGTAGCTTTGTTTACGATCCTAAAGAAGGAAGCTTGGAGAGTGACTTGTTGTTGAACACGCGGTGGAGGGTGGGTTCTTGCGTCATTGATGACAAGATGTACAGTTTTGATCTGGAGAATAAGTTATGGGAGTTTGATCCTGTCTCCAGGGTTTGGAGCCAAGTGAAGGGTCTTGAAGATTTTTCCGTTGAGCGTTGTGATGTTTCTAAGATGGCGAGTTATGGTGGCAAAATTGCGATTTTGTGTAACCTTGATAGGCGTTCTACGGAGATTTGGTACACGGAGATCGGGTTGGAAAGGAGGGAAGGAGGAGAGGTTTGGGGGACCATCTTGTGTTCTAGTCTTGTGCTTGCTTCCGATGGTTTTTCTACCATTGTACGATCTCTCTCTGTGTCATTCTGA
- the LOC108855041 gene encoding uncharacterized protein LOC108855041 translates to METAPKDQTQNPPQKPAMASCRRKVKEDATFFEDVKDHIDEFIHASMDEHKTCFQKTISKMFGLSKAVAEKQAEEAKGVESQLPLQTTVSD, encoded by the exons ATGGAGACAGCACCAAAAGATCAAACACAAAACCCTCCTCAGAAACCAGCCATGGCTTCATGTAGGAGAAAGGTAAAGGAAGATGCCACTTTCTTTGAGGACGTCAAGGATCACATCGATGAGTTCATTCATGCCTCCATGGATGAACACAAGACCTGTTTCCAGAAGACCATCAGCAAG ATGTTTGGATTATCCAAGGCTGTGGCTGAGAAGCAGGCTGAGGAAGCCAAGGGAGTCGAGAGTCAGTTGCCTCTTCAAACAACTGTTTCGGATTAA
- the LOC108855040 gene encoding protein RER1A: MDVGGGESVATPVQQKAHEAWRIYQHYLDKTTPLPTYRWIGTALVALSYCLRVYYLQGFYIIAYGLGIYLLNLLIGFLSPLVDPEASGGASDGPSLPTRGSDEFKPFIRRLPEFKFWYSMTKAFCIAFVMTFFSVFDVPVFWPILLCYWIVLFFLTMRRQISHMIKYKYIPFSFGKQKYGGRSSSSGSRAD, encoded by the exons ATGGACGTTGGCGGAGGTGAAAGTGTGGCAACGCCAGTTCAACAGAAAGCACATGAGGCCTGGAGGATTTACCAACACTACCTTGACAAGACTACTCCTCTTCCCACTTACAGGTGGATTGGTACTGCTCTTGTTGCCCTTTCCTACTGTTTGAGGGTCTACTACCTTCAGGGCTTCTACATCATCGCCTATGGTCTTGGTATCTACCTTCTCAATCTCCTCATTGGCTTCTTGTCCCCTCTTGTTGATCCTGAGGCTTCTGGTGGGGCCTCTGATGGTCCTTCTCTTCCTACCAGAGGTTCTGATGAGTTCAAGCCTTTTATCCGCCGTCTCCCTGAGTTCAAGTTCTg GTATTCAATGACAAAGGCCTTCTGCATTGCGTTTGTGATGACTTTCTTCTCGGTGTTTGACGTTCCTGTCTTCTGGCCTATCCTGCTTTGCTATTGGATCGTTCTCTTTTTTCTCACCATGAGACGCCAGATCTCTCACATGATCAAGTACAAGTACATCCCTTTCAGCTTCGGCAAACAG AAATATGGTGGACGGAGTAGCAGCAGCGGCTCACGTGCGGACTGA